A DNA window from Guyparkeria halophila contains the following coding sequences:
- a CDS encoding L-lactate permease: MPLGALFTLALLPLATVFVLLVVRRWPAWRAMPVAWLMTVVLALLVWRTEPAVAAAASMHGVVTALNILTIVFGAILLLYTLRESGAIESIRAGFVSISPDRRVQAIIVAWLFGGLLEGAAGFGTPAAIAAPLLVAIGFPAMAAVLSALIVQSTPVSFGAVGTPLLVGVNAGLTGHPSVEALLDVPLFPDYLDQITLYAAVINTVVGVLMPLIMVAVLTRFFGASRSFREGLAAWPFALFAGLAFTVPHLAVAAWLGPEFPSLVGGMVGLLIVVTAARRGFLVPRHVFDFEPRDRWQPDWVSRLQDELQALPIGSRMPLWQAWLPYVLVVGLLVLSRAVTPLREWLQSPALTLEWPGIFGTEVGTSAQPFYLPGFILVVVSLLTFFLHRMHQRPGSYARAWRQSGRVLFSAALALAFAVPMVQVFIHSGQASPYASMPLVLAEGVSWLAGPFWPLFAPLIGATGSFMAGSATISNMMFSLFQFASADSIGLGSAGAAWVVALQVVGGAAGNMICVHNVVAASATVGLVGREGDLIRKALIPLGYYVLAAGTLGMALIVGGINPWYGGWLLVVLAMLVFMRFGRSPR, translated from the coding sequence ATGCCGCTGGGAGCCTTGTTCACATTGGCGCTGTTGCCGCTGGCGACGGTCTTCGTGCTGCTGGTCGTGCGGCGATGGCCCGCCTGGCGAGCGATGCCGGTCGCCTGGCTGATGACGGTCGTCCTCGCGCTGCTGGTCTGGCGAACCGAGCCGGCCGTTGCGGCCGCGGCGAGCATGCATGGCGTGGTGACGGCGCTGAACATCCTCACGATTGTGTTCGGCGCCATCCTGCTGCTCTACACCTTGCGGGAATCCGGCGCGATCGAGTCGATCCGGGCGGGGTTCGTGAGCATCTCGCCCGATCGTCGCGTGCAGGCGATCATCGTGGCGTGGCTGTTCGGCGGGTTGCTGGAGGGCGCCGCCGGATTCGGCACGCCGGCGGCCATCGCGGCACCGCTGCTGGTGGCGATCGGTTTTCCCGCCATGGCCGCGGTGCTCTCTGCACTGATCGTCCAGTCGACCCCGGTCTCCTTCGGTGCGGTGGGCACGCCGCTGCTCGTGGGCGTGAATGCAGGGCTGACGGGGCATCCGTCGGTCGAAGCACTGCTCGATGTGCCCCTGTTTCCGGACTATCTCGATCAAATCACCCTGTATGCGGCCGTGATCAACACGGTGGTGGGTGTGCTGATGCCGTTGATCATGGTGGCCGTCCTTACCCGATTCTTCGGTGCCTCGCGCTCGTTTCGCGAAGGCCTGGCGGCCTGGCCGTTCGCGCTGTTCGCCGGATTGGCGTTCACCGTGCCTCACCTGGCCGTCGCGGCATGGCTGGGCCCCGAGTTTCCCTCGTTGGTGGGCGGAATGGTCGGCCTGTTGATCGTGGTGACGGCCGCCCGACGGGGGTTTCTGGTGCCACGGCACGTGTTCGACTTCGAGCCGCGCGATCGATGGCAGCCGGACTGGGTCAGCCGCCTTCAGGACGAGCTCCAGGCCTTGCCGATTGGGTCACGGATGCCCCTTTGGCAGGCATGGCTGCCCTACGTCCTCGTGGTCGGCTTGCTGGTGTTGAGTCGTGCCGTGACGCCCCTGCGCGAGTGGCTGCAATCACCGGCCCTGACGCTGGAGTGGCCAGGTATCTTCGGCACCGAGGTTGGGACGTCGGCGCAGCCGTTCTACCTGCCCGGTTTCATCCTGGTCGTGGTCTCCCTGCTGACCTTTTTCCTTCACCGCATGCATCAACGCCCCGGCTCGTACGCGCGAGCGTGGCGTCAGTCGGGGCGTGTGCTGTTCTCTGCGGCGCTGGCCCTGGCGTTCGCCGTGCCCATGGTTCAGGTCTTCATACACTCGGGGCAGGCCTCACCCTACGCCAGCATGCCCTTGGTGCTTGCCGAGGGGGTCTCGTGGCTGGCCGGACCGTTCTGGCCGCTGTTCGCGCCGTTGATCGGCGCCACCGGATCGTTCATGGCGGGATCGGCGACGATCAGCAACATGATGTTCTCGCTGTTCCAGTTTGCCTCGGCCGATTCGATCGGCCTGGGATCGGCGGGGGCGGCCTGGGTCGTTGCCTTGCAGGTGGTCGGCGGGGCGGCAGGCAACATGATCTGTGTCCACAACGTCGTCGCCGCCTCGGCGACCGTGGGGCTGGTGGGTCGGGAGGGCGACCTGATCCGCAAGGCCCTGATCCCACTGGGATACTATGTCCTGGCGGCCGGGACGCTTGGCATGGCGTTGATCGTGGGCGGCATCAATCCCTGGTACGGCGGATGGCTGCTGGTGGTCCTGGCGATGCTGGTTTTCATGAGGTTCGGGCGATCGCCACGGTGA
- a CDS encoding APC family permease: MVDHDDRTPQYRENSLSLIGAIALGTGVMIGAGIFALTGQMAEIAGPLFPLAFIAAAVIVGFSAYSYVKMSNAFPSAGGIAMYLEKAYGKGLTTAFHALLMYFSMVIAQSFLARTFGSYTLQLFDVANIDMLVPTLGVGLLLFAFLINLSGNRLIEEFASWIGLIKIGGIVLFGVVGVLAADTFSIPDGSGGGPEASISGFLAATALGILAFKGFTTITNSGSEITDPHRNVGRAIVISILLCVGIYALVGTAVAINLSLPEIIESRDYSLAAAARPVAGEWGLWFTVILAIIATAGGIVASIFAVSRMLAMLTEMKLVPHSHFGMPGSIQKHTLVYTVVLGLILTAFFDLSRIASLGIIFYLVMDIAIHWGVLRHLHREVKANRGILAVAIGLDLLALGGFLWVKIENDPLVVAIAVAGMLIILAGEALFLRHRRTD; this comes from the coding sequence ATGGTGGACCACGACGACCGAACCCCGCAGTACCGCGAGAACAGCCTCAGCCTGATCGGGGCCATCGCACTCGGCACCGGGGTGATGATCGGGGCCGGGATATTCGCGCTGACCGGTCAGATGGCCGAAATCGCCGGCCCATTGTTCCCGCTCGCCTTTATCGCCGCCGCGGTAATCGTCGGATTCAGTGCCTACAGCTACGTCAAGATGTCGAACGCGTTCCCCTCGGCGGGCGGTATCGCCATGTACCTCGAGAAGGCCTACGGCAAGGGCCTGACGACTGCGTTTCACGCCCTGCTGATGTACTTCTCGATGGTTATCGCGCAGAGCTTCCTGGCGCGCACCTTCGGCTCCTATACGTTGCAGCTGTTCGACGTCGCCAACATCGACATGTTGGTCCCGACGCTCGGCGTGGGATTGCTGCTGTTCGCCTTCCTGATCAATCTCTCCGGCAATCGGCTGATCGAGGAATTCGCCTCCTGGATCGGTCTGATCAAGATCGGCGGCATCGTGCTCTTCGGGGTGGTGGGGGTGCTCGCTGCCGACACCTTCTCCATCCCTGACGGCAGCGGCGGCGGCCCCGAAGCCAGCATCAGCGGCTTTCTCGCCGCCACCGCGCTGGGCATTCTCGCCTTCAAGGGCTTTACCACCATCACCAACAGCGGCTCGGAAATCACCGATCCGCACCGCAATGTCGGTCGGGCCATCGTGATTTCGATCCTGCTCTGCGTTGGCATCTACGCCCTGGTCGGAACCGCCGTGGCCATCAACCTCTCCCTGCCGGAGATCATCGAGAGTCGCGACTACTCGCTCGCGGCCGCCGCCCGCCCGGTCGCTGGCGAATGGGGGCTTTGGTTCACGGTCATCCTCGCGATCATCGCCACGGCCGGCGGGATCGTCGCCAGCATCTTCGCCGTCTCGCGCATGCTGGCGATGCTCACCGAAATGAAGCTGGTGCCGCACAGCCATTTCGGCATGCCCGGCAGCATCCAGAAGCACACCCTCGTCTACACCGTCGTGCTGGGCCTGATCCTGACCGCGTTTTTCGACCTCTCACGGATCGCCTCGCTCGGCATTATCTTCTACCTCGTGATGGACATCGCGATCCACTGGGGCGTGCTGCGACACCTGCATCGCGAGGTAAAGGCCAATCGCGGCATCCTCGCCGTGGCCATCGGCCTCGATTTGCTCGCGCTGGGCGGCTTTCTCTGGGTCAAGATCGAGAACGATCCGCTGGTCGTCGCCATCGCCGTGGCGGGCATGCTCATCATTCTCGCCGGCGAGGCGTTGTTCCTTCGGCATCGGCGGACCGACTGA
- a CDS encoding LemA family protein translates to MGIETWIVIALVAIAVIYVIYVYNKLTSYQTQYENGFAQIETQLKRRHDLIPNLVNTAKGYMDHEASVLKEVTEARAAAEKAVDAAHDRPGNAETMDLLSQAESALTSGLGRLNATFEAYPDLKADANMRQLSEELATTENRVAYARQAFNDLVQKYNEYRRSFPPVMIGKLVGHGEDAQLLEFEDSEAIQKAPEVSF, encoded by the coding sequence ATGGGAATCGAAACCTGGATCGTGATCGCGCTGGTAGCGATTGCCGTCATCTATGTGATTTACGTCTACAACAAGCTCACCTCCTACCAGACCCAGTACGAGAACGGCTTCGCGCAGATCGAGACGCAGCTCAAGCGCCGCCACGACCTGATTCCCAACCTGGTCAACACGGCCAAGGGTTACATGGACCACGAAGCCTCGGTCCTCAAGGAAGTCACCGAGGCACGCGCCGCGGCCGAGAAGGCCGTCGACGCCGCCCATGACCGACCGGGCAACGCGGAGACCATGGATCTGCTTTCCCAGGCGGAATCGGCGCTCACCAGCGGCCTGGGCCGATTAAACGCCACCTTCGAGGCCTACCCGGACCTCAAGGCCGATGCCAACATGCGCCAATTGTCAGAGGAACTGGCGACCACCGAAAACCGCGTCGCCTACGCACGCCAGGCCTTCAACGACCTGGTCCAGAAGTACAACGAGTACCGACGCTCCTTCCCGCCGGTGATGATCGGCAAGCTCGTCGGCCATGGCGAGGATGCCCAGCTGCTCGAGTTCGAGGACAGCGAGGCCATCCAGAAAGCCCCCGAAGTGAGTTTCTGA
- a CDS encoding M48 family metallopeptidase: MDFREQQDLARRQTRILVGLYVLLLIVAAAAVGGLMWLGLTLGEQAQANQATGSATIPAEATWQAFAWAAGLTGGGILLVTLFRWFTRSDGAKVAKSLGGRELTGAGETNLSPAERQYLNVVDEMAIASSLPRPRVFVLDQESGINAFAAGTKPENAAVAVTQGALDHLSRDELAGVVAHEFGHIANSDIKLSVRVAAMVFGFTFLFFVARWWFHVGVGPGRRDARLRIAMLVGAAAIALVGLLTVFFGRILQAAVSRQREFLADASAVQFTRYPDGLKSAFEKLKGGASSRVESDAAAEMNHAFLFRAGGARLFDTHPPLEERIRRLEGQPSA, encoded by the coding sequence ATGGACTTTCGCGAACAGCAGGATCTGGCTAGACGCCAGACACGGATACTGGTCGGCCTTTACGTGCTGCTCCTGATCGTCGCCGCAGCGGCCGTGGGCGGGCTGATGTGGCTCGGGCTGACGCTCGGTGAACAAGCCCAGGCAAACCAGGCGACCGGCTCGGCCACGATCCCGGCAGAGGCCACCTGGCAGGCCTTCGCCTGGGCCGCCGGCCTCACCGGCGGCGGCATTCTCCTGGTCACCCTCTTTCGCTGGTTCACCCGATCGGACGGCGCCAAGGTGGCCAAGTCGCTGGGCGGTCGCGAGCTGACCGGCGCGGGCGAGACCAATCTCAGCCCGGCCGAAAGGCAGTACCTGAACGTGGTCGACGAGATGGCGATCGCCTCCTCCCTACCCCGACCGCGGGTGTTCGTGCTCGATCAGGAGTCGGGTATCAATGCCTTTGCCGCCGGCACCAAGCCGGAGAACGCCGCGGTGGCCGTGACACAGGGGGCACTCGACCATCTCAGCCGTGACGAGCTGGCCGGGGTGGTCGCCCACGAGTTCGGTCACATCGCCAACAGCGATATCAAGCTGTCGGTGCGCGTGGCGGCGATGGTGTTCGGCTTTACCTTCCTGTTCTTCGTCGCCCGCTGGTGGTTCCACGTCGGCGTCGGGCCCGGACGACGGGATGCCCGCCTGCGCATCGCCATGCTGGTTGGGGCGGCGGCCATCGCGTTGGTGGGCCTCTTGACCGTGTTCTTCGGTCGGATCCTGCAGGCGGCCGTCAGCCGCCAGCGCGAATTCCTAGCCGACGCCTCCGCCGTGCAGTTCACCCGCTATCCGGACGGGCTGAAGAGCGCCTTCGAGAAGCTCAAGGGCGGCGCGTCTTCCCGCGTGGAGTCCGATGCCGCCGCGGAGATGAACCACGCCTTTCTGTTCCGTGCCGGCGGCGCGCGCCTGTTCGACACCCACCCGCCGCTCGAGGAACGGATTCGCCGACTGGAAGGCCAGCCGTCAGCGTAG
- a CDS encoding REP-associated tyrosine transposase, whose protein sequence is MPTEQMRHGWRLRRGRVSIPGQVYSVTLVTHGRWPGLADISVARRVIGCLRDMEEMGHSETLAFCLMPDHLHWRFRLGHGDDLSVVVGQLKGRSARHIPLLRWQRGFHDHAVRNDEDLRRLARYIVSNPVRAGLVRRVGEYPHWDAVWL, encoded by the coding sequence ATGCCTACTGAGCAAATGCGCCATGGATGGCGTTTGCGTCGTGGTCGCGTGTCGATCCCCGGGCAGGTGTATTCGGTGACCCTCGTTACCCACGGACGATGGCCCGGGCTGGCGGATATATCGGTGGCGCGGCGCGTCATCGGCTGTCTGCGCGACATGGAGGAGATGGGCCATTCGGAAACGTTGGCCTTTTGCCTGATGCCGGATCACCTGCACTGGCGGTTTCGACTAGGACACGGCGATGATCTGTCTGTGGTGGTTGGACAGTTGAAGGGCCGCAGTGCACGTCATATCCCGCTGTTGCGCTGGCAGCGTGGCTTTCACGATCATGCGGTGCGCAATGACGAGGATCTGCGGCGACTGGCTCGCTACATTGTTTCCAATCCCGTTCGCGCGGGTCTGGTCCGTCGTGTGGGCGAGTATCCGCATTGGGATGCGGTCTGGTTGTGA
- a CDS encoding outer membrane beta-barrel protein — protein sequence MSSRLSRSIAMALGVVSVGPLTAYAQDEVPLPAKPGAAPLAAAESSAAPRSGLAAGGFLFFPQLTVTTLYDTNIFGVNGSVPVNKGDPDARGLITDETADTVGIFTPSLAVRSDWDSHELNFNAGADLARYRDNSDENYDDFWLNTDGRYDINTVSNVFGGLGYSRSHEDRTSPEGEAGVEPVTYDSLDAHGGYARRIGRTVLRVGGTAQRLDYDSGINADGTSINHDDRDRDIYALGARLTYLRSPQIQPFVQASTETRRYRDSRDDLDYQRDSDGQRLALGATFDSGAGVSGEVYGGLLYQDFDDPRFSSITTPDVGAQVNWQVTPFTRLRGAIDRSLEETTYALSAAPGDVASSYLYTRAEASVEHRLTPRMTLSALASYGQVDYQEVDRTDDLIGAGVGVEYKLTKNLLLQFDYRHFQRDSDFRDPFNENRGQFTGDLFDGNYQRDQFYLRLKALLYPVREPAVVAGTFSGLADTRGTGLGGGFYAGAQAGVSGMATDTSGPRGERGTDTATMVGRGWNTGLFAGWGLTTADHWYGGIELEGARSAADWDHGKNKPDSRTFSLDMNDSLGASLRGGRVLANGALLFGRLGMVRSEFDTFYQANDAPQNAADGSDDQTGIRYGVGVDVPAGKHLFWRMGYSITDYDGYDVVFDTTPDGVERFETREGLFRLGLGWRFGAQDYAPIDPTEGDIGGFYAGAQVGHTLLTSDMDAEHFDSGDGPYRLQASFGNDGVSTGVFAGYGWQWDRIYLGLELDVENSGAEWQHVREPTGRQFSAEQKGGQALSARLGYQLDNGTLLYARLGKARSQFNYRYRKGENLDNDVNRDVSEIGTRIGLGAELPLTPNTFVRLDYNRTDYGDIDFATTHDNTDTVSLDNEIDQFRLGVGFRF from the coding sequence ATGTCCTCACGCCTTTCCCGGTCGATCGCCATGGCCCTCGGCGTGGTATCCGTTGGCCCCTTGACCGCATACGCACAGGACGAGGTCCCGCTGCCGGCCAAGCCCGGTGCGGCACCGTTGGCGGCAGCCGAGTCAAGCGCTGCGCCGCGCAGCGGTCTCGCTGCGGGAGGTTTTCTCTTCTTTCCCCAGCTCACCGTCACCACGCTCTACGACACCAATATCTTCGGCGTGAACGGCTCGGTGCCGGTCAATAAGGGCGATCCTGACGCCCGCGGCCTTATCACGGACGAAACCGCCGATACCGTCGGCATTTTCACGCCGAGCCTGGCCGTGCGCTCGGATTGGGACAGCCACGAGCTCAATTTCAACGCCGGGGCCGATCTCGCCCGCTACCGTGATAACAGCGACGAGAACTACGACGACTTCTGGCTCAACACCGACGGTCGCTACGACATCAATACCGTCTCGAACGTCTTCGGTGGCCTGGGTTACAGCCGCAGCCACGAGGATCGCACCTCGCCCGAGGGCGAGGCCGGGGTCGAGCCGGTGACCTACGACAGCCTCGATGCCCACGGCGGTTACGCGCGGCGCATTGGGCGCACCGTGCTGCGCGTCGGCGGCACGGCCCAGCGGCTGGACTACGACAGCGGGATCAACGCCGACGGCACGTCGATCAACCACGACGACCGGGACCGAGACATCTATGCCCTGGGCGCGCGACTCACCTACCTGCGTTCGCCTCAGATTCAGCCGTTCGTCCAGGCATCCACCGAGACCCGGCGCTACCGCGATTCCCGCGACGATCTGGACTACCAGCGCGATTCGGACGGTCAGCGGCTCGCCCTGGGTGCGACCTTCGATTCCGGCGCAGGCGTGAGCGGCGAGGTCTACGGCGGTTTGCTGTACCAGGATTTCGATGACCCGCGCTTTTCCTCGATCACCACGCCCGACGTCGGTGCGCAGGTTAACTGGCAGGTCACGCCGTTCACGCGGCTGCGCGGCGCGATCGACCGGTCGCTTGAGGAAACGACCTATGCCCTGTCGGCCGCCCCCGGCGACGTGGCGTCCAGTTACCTGTACACGCGTGCCGAGGCCAGCGTCGAGCACCGCTTGACGCCCCGCATGACCCTGTCCGCACTGGCTTCCTATGGTCAGGTCGACTATCAGGAGGTCGATCGCACCGACGACCTGATCGGTGCCGGCGTGGGCGTGGAGTACAAGCTGACCAAGAACCTCTTGCTGCAGTTTGATTACCGCCATTTCCAGCGTGATTCGGACTTCCGTGATCCGTTCAACGAAAACCGGGGGCAGTTCACCGGCGACCTGTTCGACGGCAACTACCAGCGCGACCAGTTCTACCTGCGCTTGAAGGCACTGCTGTACCCGGTGCGCGAACCGGCGGTGGTCGCCGGCACCTTCTCCGGGCTGGCCGACACGCGCGGCACGGGCCTGGGTGGCGGGTTCTACGCCGGTGCCCAGGCCGGGGTGAGTGGCATGGCCACCGACACCAGCGGCCCGCGCGGCGAGCGAGGCACGGACACCGCCACCATGGTGGGCCGGGGATGGAACACCGGCCTGTTTGCCGGTTGGGGCCTGACGACTGCCGACCACTGGTACGGCGGTATCGAGCTCGAGGGCGCGCGCAGTGCTGCCGACTGGGATCACGGCAAGAACAAGCCGGACAGCCGCACCTTTTCGCTCGACATGAACGACAGCTTGGGCGCGAGCCTGCGCGGCGGTCGCGTGCTGGCCAACGGCGCCTTGCTGTTCGGACGCCTCGGCATGGTACGAAGCGAGTTCGACACTTTCTATCAGGCCAACGACGCGCCGCAGAACGCTGCTGACGGGTCGGACGACCAGACCGGCATCCGCTACGGGGTGGGTGTCGACGTGCCGGCCGGCAAGCACCTGTTCTGGCGCATGGGCTACAGCATCACGGATTACGACGGTTATGACGTAGTCTTCGACACCACGCCCGATGGTGTGGAACGGTTCGAGACCCGGGAAGGCCTGTTCCGTCTCGGTCTCGGCTGGCGCTTCGGTGCCCAGGACTATGCGCCGATCGATCCGACCGAGGGCGATATCGGCGGTTTCTACGCCGGCGCCCAGGTCGGTCATACCTTACTGACCAGCGACATGGACGCCGAACACTTCGATTCCGGCGACGGACCCTACCGGCTTCAGGCCAGCTTCGGCAATGACGGCGTGAGCACGGGCGTGTTCGCCGGTTACGGCTGGCAATGGGATCGGATCTACCTCGGTCTCGAACTGGACGTCGAGAACAGCGGCGCCGAGTGGCAGCACGTGCGCGAGCCGACCGGTCGCCAGTTCTCCGCCGAGCAGAAGGGCGGACAGGCCCTGTCGGCGCGGCTGGGTTACCAGCTGGATAACGGCACGCTGCTCTACGCCCGGTTGGGCAAGGCGCGCAGCCAGTTCAACTACCGCTATCGCAAGGGCGAGAATCTCGATAACGACGTCAACCGTGATGTCAGCGAGATCGGCACCCGCATCGGCCTGGGCGCCGAGCTGCCGTTGACGCCCAACACCTTCGTGCGCCTGGACTACAACCGCACGGACTACGGAGACATCGATTTCGCGACCACGCACGACAACACCGACACAGTGAGCCTGGACAACGAGATCGATCAGTTCCGGCTCGGGGTGGGCTTCCGTTTCTAG
- a CDS encoding alanine/glycine:cation symporter family protein: MDAVTEFLGSISGFVWGPVMLALLLGTGVYLTAGLRGMPIRRIGYGFRQLVRGRHAGKDDRGDITPFQALATALSATIGTGNIAGVATAIALGGPGAIFWMWLTALVGMATKYSEAVLAVRYREVDERGRYVGGPMYYIKNGMGAKWKWLGAAFALFAMIAAFGIGNTVQANSVADVLESNLAIPDWATGLVLAALVFVVIIGGIRRIAHLAEYLVPSMAILYVGFALVIILLNITDVPAALGQIVSDAFTGTAATGGFAGAAVWAAIRFGVARGIFSNEAGLGSAPIAHAAAQTNDPVRQGTIAMLGTFIDTIIICTMTALVIVLSGVWETGESGAALTSAAFAATLGGGNWVVTAGLVLFAFTTIVAWSYYGERSAEYLFGVKVIKPYRYVWVGALFLGAIANLELIWLVADVLNALMAIPNLIALIALSGTVFAITREYFARAENQGGGR; encoded by the coding sequence ATGGACGCAGTGACCGAGTTTCTTGGCAGCATCAGTGGATTCGTCTGGGGGCCGGTGATGCTGGCCCTGTTGCTCGGCACGGGGGTGTATCTCACCGCCGGGCTGCGCGGCATGCCGATTCGGCGCATCGGCTACGGGTTTCGCCAGCTGGTTCGCGGTCGGCACGCCGGCAAGGATGATCGCGGCGACATCACGCCCTTCCAGGCACTGGCCACGGCACTCTCGGCGACCATCGGCACGGGCAACATCGCCGGGGTGGCCACCGCGATCGCCCTGGGTGGCCCCGGCGCGATTTTCTGGATGTGGCTGACCGCGCTGGTGGGCATGGCGACCAAGTATTCCGAGGCGGTGCTGGCGGTGCGTTATCGCGAGGTCGACGAGCGCGGTCGCTACGTTGGCGGGCCGATGTACTACATCAAGAACGGCATGGGCGCGAAGTGGAAATGGCTGGGCGCGGCCTTCGCGCTGTTCGCCATGATCGCCGCCTTCGGCATCGGCAACACCGTGCAGGCCAATTCCGTGGCCGACGTGCTCGAATCCAATCTCGCCATTCCCGACTGGGCCACCGGGCTGGTGCTGGCCGCGTTGGTGTTCGTGGTGATCATCGGCGGCATCCGTCGCATCGCGCACCTGGCCGAATACCTGGTGCCGTCGATGGCGATTCTCTACGTCGGCTTCGCGCTGGTGATCATCCTGCTGAATATCACGGACGTGCCGGCGGCCCTGGGGCAAATCGTATCCGATGCCTTCACCGGCACGGCGGCGACGGGTGGGTTTGCCGGCGCGGCGGTCTGGGCGGCGATCCGCTTCGGCGTCGCCCGGGGCATTTTCTCCAACGAGGCCGGTCTGGGCTCCGCGCCGATCGCCCACGCCGCGGCCCAGACCAATGATCCGGTCCGCCAGGGCACCATCGCGATGCTCGGCACCTTCATCGACACCATCATCATCTGCACCATGACCGCGCTGGTGATCGTACTTTCCGGTGTCTGGGAGACCGGCGAGAGCGGTGCGGCGCTGACCTCGGCGGCCTTCGCCGCGACCCTGGGCGGCGGCAACTGGGTGGTCACCGCCGGTCTGGTGCTGTTTGCCTTCACCACCATCGTGGCGTGGAGCTACTACGGCGAACGTTCCGCCGAGTACCTGTTCGGCGTGAAGGTGATCAAGCCGTACCGCTACGTCTGGGTCGGGGCCTTGTTCCTCGGCGCGATCGCCAACCTCGAACTGATCTGGCTGGTCGCCGACGTCCTCAATGCCCTGATGGCAATCCCGAACCTGATCGCACTGATCGCCCTGTCGGGCACCGTGTTCGCCATCACCCGCGAGTACTTCGCCCGGGCCGAGAACCAGGGGGGCGGACGATGA